From the genome of Candidatus Eisenbacteria bacterium:
CGAAGTGAGGCTGCCGTGACGGCGGATGATCTGAGATTGAGCGAAATACTCGCAGGCCCCGCGCGCGACTGGGACGGCGACGGGGTGTTCGATTCCCGAAAGGACGAGTGGCTCGAGCTTCAGAATTACGGCGCGGCCGCAGTCGACCTGAGCGCCTATCGGGTCTCGGACGCCGACTCCACGATCCGCTTCGCCTTCTCGGGTTCCCTCGCGCCCGGCGCCGTGGTGCTCGTCACCGGCCGGCAGGCGGAGGATTGGCAGCGCTCGGTCGGCCGCACCGTGAGCGGCCTCAGTCTCAACAACGCCGGCGATACGGTGATTTTGTTTCGGATCGACGCGACCGACACGACCGCGGTCGACACCAAGACGTACAACAGCATCGAGGGCGCGAGCGACCGGTCGACCGGCCGATTCGGGGCCGGCGGGACCGTCTGGACGTTGTTCGATGGGCTCAACAAGTACACGGGATCGGGCCAGCCGCGAGGGACAGGCTGCCTGCCGACCCCGGCGAGTGAAAACGGATGCCCCACGCCGGTCAGCACCACGACGTGGGGCAAGATCAAAGCGCGATTTCGGTGATGCGAGGGGTGCGCGGGGCGTCGCGCGCGGCACGCCCCGCGTCCCACGACGATTTACCGGGCGCCCGCCACCTGCTTCATGAACTCTTCCTGGCCCTTCTTCATCTCTTCGGGCGTGACGTCCTTGACGTGCGATGCGATGTTCCAGCCGTAGCCGAACGGGTCCGTGATGTGGCCCATGCGGTCGCCCCAGAACATGTCCGTCACCGGCATCATCGGCTTCGCGCCCGCCGCCACGGCCTTCTTGTATGCCGCGTCGGCGTCCTCGAAGTAGAGGTAGAAGGTGACCGGCGTGGCGCCGATCGTCTCGGCGGAGCGTTGGCCCATGACCTCGTCCGAGAGCATCACGATCGAGCTGCCGATCTGGATCTCCGCGTGCATGATCTTTCCGTCGGGCCCGAGGGCGCGCGCCCGCTCCGTAGCGCCGAACGCCTTCTTGTAGAACTCGATCGCCTTCGGGGCATCTCGGAAGATCATGGATGCCGTGACGGTTGTGTAGCCCTTGGGGATTGGATCTGGCTTTGCCATCTTCGTTCTCCTCCTCCACCGGTTGGGGGTTTGGGGGACCAATGGTGGCACACCCCGGCCCGTGTTGGAAGTTCCGACCGCACCGAGTCGACTGCACCGCGCCGCGTTGACGGGGTAGGACGTCGAGCGTAGAGTCTCGGCCTCTTGCCCGCGCCAGGCATCCATTTCCGCGAGAGCCATGAAGACTAAGACCGACACCGGCTACAACGACAGGCTCTTCGCTTC
Proteins encoded in this window:
- a CDS encoding lamin tail domain-containing protein encodes the protein MGRSWEIVVWLLVFAAAAAVVIGIVRSEAAVTADDLRLSEILAGPARDWDGDGVFDSRKDEWLELQNYGAAAVDLSAYRVSDADSTIRFAFSGSLAPGAVVLVTGRQAEDWQRSVGRTVSGLSLNNAGDTVILFRIDATDTTAVDTKTYNSIEGASDRSTGRFGAGGTVWTLFDGLNKYTGSGQPRGTGCLPTPASENGCPTPVSTTTWGKIKARFR
- a CDS encoding VOC family protein, encoding MAKPDPIPKGYTTVTASMIFRDAPKAIEFYKKAFGATERARALGPDGKIMHAEIQIGSSIVMLSDEVMGQRSAETIGATPVTFYLYFEDADAAYKKAVAAGAKPMMPVTDMFWGDRMGHITDPFGYGWNIASHVKDVTPEEMKKGQEEFMKQVAGAR